One Nocardioides luti DNA window includes the following coding sequences:
- a CDS encoding DUF7665 family protein, which yields MTLEASAAPADWDVISPDEVRLRTDLARECFAAGERAGKWRNPILAWPTLTVEVAVGDDDYVALRLQLDDYPTQAPGGRLWDLRTGAPLPTNRWPRGESAERVFRTDWSPSNSDAPYLPCDRTGLATHTNWAADYPSRAWNPSRTIAFYLEEIYGELTEARLPYPGQES from the coding sequence ATGACCCTCGAGGCCTCGGCGGCGCCGGCCGACTGGGACGTCATCTCGCCCGACGAGGTTCGGCTGCGCACCGACCTCGCCAGGGAGTGCTTCGCCGCAGGCGAGCGAGCGGGTAAGTGGCGCAACCCGATACTGGCCTGGCCGACGCTGACTGTCGAGGTCGCGGTCGGCGACGACGACTACGTCGCCCTCCGGCTTCAGCTCGACGACTACCCCACTCAGGCCCCCGGCGGCCGACTCTGGGATCTGCGGACCGGCGCACCCCTCCCAACCAACCGGTGGCCGCGCGGTGAATCCGCGGAACGAGTGTTCCGAACCGATTGGTCGCCCTCAAACTCCGACGCGCCCTACCTGCCCTGCGATCGGACGGGACTCGCGACCCACACTAACTGGGCCGCGGACTATCCGAGCCGCGCCTGGAACCCCTCACGGACCATCGCCTTCTACCTCGAGGAGATCTACGGCGAGCTCACAGAGGCACGCCTCCCGTATCCGGGGCAGGAGTCATGA
- a CDS encoding nucleotidyl transferase AbiEii/AbiGii toxin family protein — MPGSSAEFAGDAMFRIVQATKTVIETLGEPPVVVGGLAVMCRLQTAHRATLDLDVVDRGLQDQTHLEVLRRVEGASDIDPSAVLLPTLAGEVKVDVLEVNQAEIDHPSDDPGDRLHATSHAWAYDTATSVRISAYALEGESIEVVTLVSEPGPLVAMKLQAIMNRTTDKEGTDLLDIVRLTLDGDCRRSAIAQIQGRPAQMKDDIRQHSNHWFVDRRSWSLERIRSAGGDVDADDLDLVHEVLADAASA; from the coding sequence GTGCCTGGTAGCAGCGCGGAGTTCGCTGGCGACGCGATGTTCCGGATCGTGCAGGCGACAAAGACAGTCATTGAGACCTTGGGCGAACCGCCGGTAGTGGTTGGAGGTCTGGCCGTGATGTGCCGACTCCAGACAGCCCATCGCGCAACTCTCGACCTCGACGTCGTCGATCGCGGGCTCCAGGACCAGACACACCTAGAAGTCTTACGCCGAGTGGAGGGCGCTTCCGATATCGATCCCTCTGCAGTCCTGCTCCCGACGCTGGCAGGCGAAGTGAAGGTGGACGTCCTTGAGGTGAATCAGGCCGAGATCGACCACCCAAGTGACGACCCAGGGGATCGCTTGCACGCGACGTCGCACGCTTGGGCGTACGACACCGCGACGTCCGTGAGAATCAGCGCCTACGCGCTGGAAGGCGAGAGCATCGAGGTCGTCACCTTGGTATCGGAGCCAGGTCCTCTCGTTGCGATGAAGCTTCAAGCGATCATGAACCGAACGACCGACAAGGAGGGGACTGACCTCCTCGACATCGTTCGGCTCACCCTTGACGGAGATTGCCGCCGCTCTGCCATAGCTCAGATCCAGGGGCGACCGGCCCAGATGAAGGACGACATAAGACAGCATTCCAACCACTGGTTCGTCGACAGGCGAAGCTGGTCGCTCGAACGGATTCGTTCGGCCGGTGGCGACGTGGATGCCGATGACCTCGACCTGGTGCACGAGGTTCTGGCAGACGCCGCATCTGCCTAG
- a CDS encoding helix-turn-helix domain-containing protein, whose translation MTPTPRREPQVTPTDGRALGDHLKDARRAMHLTLRDVEAKTNRAVTNGYLSQIENNAIKSPSPNVLYHLAEIYGLDYSDLLERAGHRTPTPTQRAGGADERLLAGLPLRALEELNDEERRELTEYVAFMRQRRERRENDS comes from the coding sequence ATGACGCCCACTCCTCGCCGCGAACCGCAAGTCACCCCCACGGACGGACGTGCGCTGGGTGACCACCTCAAGGACGCACGCCGGGCGATGCACCTGACCCTGCGCGATGTCGAAGCCAAGACCAACAGGGCCGTGACGAACGGCTACCTGAGCCAGATCGAGAACAATGCGATCAAGTCGCCCTCGCCCAACGTCCTCTACCACTTGGCCGAGATCTACGGACTGGACTACAGCGACCTGCTCGAGCGCGCCGGCCACCGCACGCCGACTCCGACGCAGCGCGCGGGCGGTGCCGACGAACGCCTGCTGGCCGGCCTGCCGCTGAGGGCGCTGGAGGAGCTCAACGACGAAGAGCGCCGAGAGCTCACCGAGTACGTCGCATTCATGCGACAGAGGCGAGAGAGACGAGAGAACGACTCATGA